A single genomic interval of bacterium harbors:
- the mreD gene encoding rod shape-determining protein MreD, whose protein sequence is MRPEFKTYFWYAGMMIVLVVLQVTFVPLIGIGSVQPSLPLIGLAFIALQEGATPGMLYAFPSGVMIDLYMGEVVGVSALALVAAAFALGFFHDEEKRSLLIRSSKTVVLILFASLLHGLLYVFAYFQSLDFNIVNILLLHVFGAALYTTVLSIIPVLILARTGSRLKV, encoded by the coding sequence ATGCGACCGGAGTTCAAAACATATTTCTGGTATGCAGGCATGATGATTGTTCTCGTCGTGCTGCAGGTGACCTTTGTCCCTCTGATCGGCATCGGCAGCGTGCAACCGTCGCTGCCCCTGATCGGACTCGCATTCATCGCCCTGCAGGAAGGCGCCACGCCAGGGATGCTGTACGCGTTTCCATCGGGAGTGATGATTGATCTTTATATGGGCGAAGTCGTGGGCGTCTCGGCACTTGCGCTCGTGGCTGCGGCGTTCGCACTCGGCTTTTTCCACGATGAGGAAAAACGGTCCCTGCTCATCCGCAGCAGCAAAACCGTCGTTCTGATTCTTTTCGCTTCCCTCCTCCACGGATTGCTTTACGTATTCGCATATTTTCAGAGCCTGGATTTCAACATTGTCAATATCCTCCTCCTTCACGTGTTCGGCGCCGCATTGTACACCACCGTGCTGAGCATAATTCCTGTCTTGATTCTTGCCCGCACAGGTTCGAGATTGAAGGTCTGA
- the mrdA gene encoding penicillin-binding protein 2, which yields MERSTFASRKRAYTIGAIFLILIAVLLGRMYELQFMQFDSFRSQAEKQSIHQISKDPLRGLVYDRDGDLIVGNNPSYTLTVTPFKFEWNSLPLLVRLFRVDSNVVRYRVSRAGLHSFEPVKIARDLSFQQLSLLEEYRTLLPGVNYVVESRRVYKMKPHLAHLLGYTKEISPRLLKNLGDYYQPGDIVGFNGIEAAYEDELRGHKGYGYHTVNALGKVVESFDHGRSDIPAEEGSDLYLTVDMDLQAYGEQLMRGKRGAIVALDPRNGEVLAFVSAPDYDLQDFSGRIPVDVWNQLRDDPASPLYNRCSMAAYPPGSTFKMLVAAAALQEHIIDLDTRISCPGSYMLAGQEFGCHGAHGDINVVSAIEHSCNVFFYKLIFKLGFDNLKKYGAMFHFGRTTGMDISNENSGILPSEEYYNKRYGTKWNIGYLVNLGIGQGEINTTPLQMAAYTATIANGGTYYTPHAVRATRARMDDEPVELPIHGEKLPIRKDVLDIIHRGMYRAVNGSGTGYAAQVGGTRVAGKTGTAENPPNPDHAWFVGYAPFDDPRIAVAVIVENGGFGGTAAAPLAGAMIRRFLFGAPVYNAPASDSIRVSASHAAANPSPATNPSAAAGPED from the coding sequence ATGGAACGCAGTACTTTTGCCAGCAGAAAACGGGCTTACACGATCGGGGCGATCTTCCTCATCCTGATCGCCGTGCTGCTTGGACGCATGTACGAACTGCAGTTCATGCAGTTCGACAGCTTCCGAAGCCAGGCAGAGAAGCAGTCCATTCACCAGATCAGCAAGGATCCCCTGCGGGGACTCGTCTACGATCGCGACGGTGATCTCATCGTCGGCAACAATCCCAGCTACACGCTGACGGTCACACCGTTCAAGTTCGAGTGGAACAGCCTTCCTCTCCTCGTGCGCCTGTTCCGGGTGGATTCGAATGTCGTACGCTACCGCGTCAGTCGTGCGGGACTCCATTCCTTCGAACCGGTGAAGATCGCGCGCGACCTGTCCTTCCAGCAGCTCTCCCTTCTCGAGGAATACCGCACACTCCTTCCCGGCGTCAATTACGTGGTCGAAAGCCGACGCGTGTACAAAATGAAGCCGCACTTGGCCCATCTGTTGGGCTACACCAAGGAGATTTCACCCCGGCTGCTGAAGAACCTCGGCGACTATTATCAACCCGGCGATATCGTCGGTTTCAACGGCATCGAAGCGGCGTACGAAGATGAACTCCGGGGACACAAGGGCTACGGCTATCACACAGTCAATGCGCTCGGCAAGGTGGTCGAGAGTTTCGATCATGGCAGATCGGACATTCCGGCTGAGGAAGGAAGCGACCTCTACCTCACCGTCGACATGGATCTCCAGGCCTACGGGGAGCAGCTCATGCGCGGCAAACGCGGCGCCATCGTCGCGCTCGATCCGCGCAACGGCGAAGTTCTGGCCTTCGTCAGCGCGCCGGATTATGATCTCCAGGATTTTTCTGGCCGCATTCCCGTCGATGTCTGGAATCAGCTGCGTGACGACCCTGCATCACCACTGTACAACCGCTGTTCGATGGCGGCGTATCCCCCGGGATCCACCTTCAAAATGCTCGTCGCCGCCGCTGCCCTGCAGGAGCATATCATTGATCTCGATACGCGTATCAGCTGTCCCGGCTCGTATATGCTCGCGGGACAGGAATTCGGCTGCCACGGAGCGCACGGCGATATCAACGTCGTTTCCGCCATCGAACATTCGTGCAACGTCTTCTTCTACAAACTGATCTTCAAACTCGGGTTCGACAATCTCAAGAAATACGGTGCGATGTTCCATTTCGGCAGGACGACGGGAATGGACATCAGCAATGAGAACAGCGGGATTCTCCCATCCGAGGAATATTACAACAAGAGATACGGCACGAAATGGAACATTGGCTATCTCGTCAACCTCGGTATCGGACAGGGTGAAATCAATACGACCCCCCTGCAGATGGCCGCGTATACCGCGACGATTGCCAATGGCGGCACCTATTACACGCCGCATGCCGTGCGCGCTACCCGCGCCCGCATGGACGATGAACCGGTAGAGCTTCCTATACACGGAGAGAAGCTGCCCATTCGCAAGGACGTGCTCGACATCATTCACCGAGGCATGTATCGCGCCGTCAATGGGTCCGGTACGGGATACGCCGCACAGGTTGGTGGTACGCGTGTTGCGGGCAAAACCGGCACCGCCGAGAATCCCCCCAATCCGGACCATGCCTGGTTCGTCGGCTACGCCCCGTTTGACGATCCGCGCATCGCGGTCGCCGTAATCGTGGAAAATGGAGGGTTCGGAGGTACGGCAGCTGCCCCACTTGCTGGTGCAATGATTCGGCGCTTTCTCTTTGGTGCACCGGTGTACAACGCTCCCGCATCCGATTCAATCCGCGTATCAGCATCCCATGCTGCCGCGAATCCGTCTCCTGCCACCAACCCGTCTGCCGCGGCGGGGCCGGAGGACTGA
- the rodA gene encoding rod shape-determining protein RodA: MPTRFLTGIIKRIDLGILLPVLLLVGAGLLSLYSATHDAAIFIKFQKQVFWSILGFLSIILILFAPPRFFHYSAYLVYGVSIIFLVLVLIFGKTIAGNAGWFGIGSYGIQPSEFAKLAAILALARFLSDSTTSMSSFADLIKAIGIVALPWLLILLQPDFGTGLVYWAVFLAMIFWAGAEMVLLLTLLSPVLVVVLSIINIWYFLGAAVLVSALFYIFKRNLGIALMFLAINLSIGFGVQYFYDHLPAYQKARIAVYFDPTEAPLSAGYNVIQSKVAIGSGGLTGRGYLQGSQTQLRFVPEQWTDFIFCVPAEEFGFLGGGLILLLFALLFLRGIFLARAIEFRFSSLLVIGINAMFLFHVFINIGMTLGLIPVIGIPLPFMSYGGSFFLTSMFAVGVLLHASMTRGEYT; this comes from the coding sequence ATGCCAACCCGTTTTCTGACTGGGATCATCAAACGCATCGATCTCGGGATTCTGCTTCCCGTCCTGTTGCTCGTTGGTGCTGGACTGCTTTCGCTTTACAGCGCGACACATGATGCTGCGATTTTCATCAAGTTTCAGAAACAGGTATTCTGGTCGATCCTCGGATTTCTATCGATCATTCTCATCCTCTTTGCACCTCCGCGCTTCTTCCACTACAGCGCGTATCTGGTGTACGGCGTCTCCATCATCTTTCTTGTTCTTGTCCTCATCTTCGGCAAGACCATCGCCGGAAACGCCGGATGGTTCGGCATAGGCAGCTATGGGATTCAACCTTCTGAATTCGCGAAACTGGCCGCCATCCTCGCGCTGGCACGTTTCCTGAGCGACAGTACCACCAGCATGAGTTCGTTCGCGGATCTGATCAAGGCGATCGGTATCGTTGCCCTCCCCTGGCTGCTCATCCTTCTGCAGCCGGATTTCGGAACGGGACTCGTGTACTGGGCCGTATTTCTCGCCATGATATTCTGGGCCGGGGCGGAAATGGTACTTCTCCTCACGCTGCTCTCGCCCGTCCTTGTCGTGGTGCTTTCCATCATCAACATCTGGTATTTCCTCGGGGCAGCAGTACTGGTCAGCGCGCTGTTTTATATTTTCAAGCGCAACCTCGGTATCGCGTTGATGTTCCTCGCCATCAATTTGAGTATCGGCTTCGGCGTGCAGTATTTCTACGATCACCTGCCCGCCTATCAGAAGGCGCGAATCGCCGTGTATTTTGATCCGACCGAAGCCCCGCTGAGCGCGGGGTACAACGTCATCCAGTCGAAAGTCGCCATCGGATCCGGGGGACTGACGGGCCGTGGGTATCTGCAGGGATCTCAGACACAGCTGCGTTTTGTGCCGGAACAGTGGACAGATTTCATCTTCTGCGTTCCCGCCGAGGAATTCGGATTTCTCGGGGGCGGACTCATCCTCCTGCTCTTCGCACTACTATTCCTGCGCGGTATTTTTCTTGCGCGCGCTATCGAATTCCGTTTCTCCAGCCTGCTTGTCATCGGCATTAATGCGATGTTCCTCTTCCACGTCTTCATCAATATCGGCATGACGCTGGGTCTGATCCCCGTCATCGGTATTCCCCTCCCCTTCATGAGCTACGGGGGCTCTTTCTTCCTGACGAGCATGTTCGCGGTCGGCGTGCTGCTTCATGCCAGTATGACACGCGGCGAATACACCTGA
- a CDS encoding 3-hydroxybutyryl-CoA dehydrogenase — MPDQPISLKDLEQEMTMMPQNSTTRIEYVGLVGGGVMGRGLAQTLSSNGINVLIVEKDQNRATMCLDGLSENMDREIQRWAMTEGEKRALLSRIKVSTDINEIAGTDFVMEVVDEQFELKQDLLIRLDKLCAKETIIASNTSTLSLTKIARPVMSPGRIIGLHFANPVPKTPLCEIVRAFHTSDETFQATREFIQSIGKTTVEVYEYPGFITTRVIIPMVNEAMYILMEGVASAEDIDTAMRLAYNMPMGPLELADSMGLEELLAWMESMFQELGDSKYRPCPLLRRKVREQKYGKKVGEGFFRYDESGKRITVNQAEG; from the coding sequence ATGCCTGACCAACCGATCTCACTGAAAGATCTCGAACAGGAAATGACGATGATGCCGCAGAATTCGACGACCCGCATTGAATATGTGGGACTCGTCGGTGGCGGTGTCATGGGGCGCGGACTCGCCCAGACATTATCATCAAATGGCATCAACGTGCTTATCGTTGAAAAAGACCAGAATCGTGCAACCATGTGCCTCGATGGACTCAGTGAAAACATGGATCGTGAGATCCAGCGCTGGGCCATGACCGAAGGGGAAAAGCGCGCACTGCTCAGCCGCATCAAGGTCTCCACCGACATCAATGAAATCGCCGGTACCGACTTTGTCATGGAAGTCGTTGACGAACAGTTCGAGCTCAAGCAGGATCTACTGATTCGTCTCGACAAACTCTGCGCGAAAGAGACGATCATCGCTTCCAACACATCCACACTCAGCCTGACCAAGATTGCGCGTCCCGTGATGTCTCCCGGACGCATCATCGGGCTGCATTTCGCCAATCCCGTTCCGAAAACACCGCTTTGTGAAATCGTGCGTGCCTTCCACACGAGTGACGAGACCTTCCAGGCCACACGCGAGTTCATCCAGAGCATCGGAAAGACGACGGTGGAAGTCTATGAATACCCGGGCTTCATCACCACGCGCGTCATCATCCCGATGGTCAACGAAGCCATGTACATCCTCATGGAAGGGGTAGCATCCGCAGAGGATATCGACACTGCGATGCGCCTGGCCTATAACATGCCGATGGGGCCGCTCGAGCTCGCTGACAGCATGGGCCTCGAGGAATTACTGGCATGGATGGAGTCCATGTTCCAGGAACTCGGTGACTCCAAATATCGTCCCTGTCCCCTGCTCCGCCGCAAGGTTCGCGAGCAGAAGTACGGCAAGAAGGTCGGAGAAGGCTTCTTCCGCTACGACGAATCCGGAAAGCGCATCACAGTGAATCAAGCGGAAGGATAA
- a CDS encoding acetate kinase: MNILVVNCGSSSIKYQFIEAESNTRLAKGLVERIGMSGAVLTNTRHDDDTIKLTGEILDHGMAIEYVLAVLLSKNHGVIKDKSEIHAVGHRVVHGAEDFAGSVLITEEVLQSLRDNIELAPLHNPHNIRGIMACRQHLPEIPQVGVFDTAFHQSMDPHSFLYGIPYVFYKKYKIRRYGFHGTSHFYVSNRVADKLEKPITDLKIITCHLGNGCSMAAVKDGQSVDTTMGFTPLEGLLMGTRSGDLDPQLILYIMGKEGLSLAEATTLLNKHSGLMGVSGVSSDMREIEQETEKDHDRAKIAFEMFCYRVTKYIGAYAAAMNGVDAIVFTGGIGENSTLVRERVCRNLTYLGVDFDEKKNESGPKERFVTTDNSSVAVGVIPTNEELVIALDTMAIVNGEVPPSMRNMIRNRTLDPVD; the protein is encoded by the coding sequence ATGAACATTCTCGTTGTCAATTGCGGCAGCTCATCCATCAAGTACCAGTTTATCGAGGCGGAGAGCAATACGCGCCTCGCAAAGGGACTCGTCGAACGCATCGGTATGAGCGGCGCAGTTCTTACCAACACCCGTCATGACGATGATACCATCAAGCTGACCGGGGAAATCCTGGACCACGGCATGGCGATCGAATACGTGCTCGCCGTGCTGCTCAGCAAAAACCACGGCGTTATCAAGGACAAATCCGAAATTCACGCCGTTGGACATCGTGTCGTGCATGGCGCTGAAGATTTCGCTGGTTCCGTGCTCATTACCGAGGAAGTGCTGCAGTCTCTGCGTGACAATATCGAGCTCGCGCCGCTGCACAATCCGCACAACATCCGTGGTATCATGGCGTGCCGGCAGCATCTGCCCGAGATCCCGCAGGTTGGCGTCTTCGATACCGCGTTCCACCAGTCCATGGATCCCCACTCTTTCCTCTACGGCATTCCGTACGTCTTTTACAAAAAGTACAAAATCCGCCGCTACGGCTTCCATGGCACATCGCATTTCTATGTCTCCAACCGCGTGGCGGATAAACTGGAGAAGCCGATCACCGATCTGAAGATCATCACCTGTCACCTCGGGAACGGCTGCAGTATGGCAGCAGTGAAGGATGGACAGTCGGTCGACACCACCATGGGATTCACACCGCTTGAGGGACTCCTGATGGGGACACGCTCGGGTGATCTCGATCCGCAGCTCATTCTCTACATCATGGGCAAGGAAGGCCTCTCTCTTGCCGAAGCGACGACCCTGCTCAACAAGCACAGCGGACTGATGGGCGTATCCGGTGTCAGCAGCGACATGCGTGAAATCGAGCAGGAAACCGAGAAGGATCATGATCGCGCGAAGATCGCATTTGAAATGTTCTGCTATCGCGTGACCAAGTACATCGGCGCCTATGCCGCGGCGATGAACGGTGTCGACGCAATCGTCTTCACCGGAGGTATCGGTGAAAACAGTACCCTGGTCCGTGAACGCGTCTGCCGCAACCTCACGTATCTCGGTGTGGATTTTGACGAAAAGAAAAATGAATCCGGTCCGAAAGAACGTTTCGTGACCACCGACAACTCTTCCGTTGCCGTGGGCGTGATACCCACCAACGAAGAACTTGTTATCGCACTCGATACCATGGCGATCGTCAACGGCGAAGTACCGCCCTCGATGCGCAACATGATCAGGAACCGGACGCTCGATCCGGTAGACTGA